In a single window of the Amycolatopsis sp. cg5 genome:
- a CDS encoding amidohydrolase family protein, translating to MTRGISRRSALSGGIAAGVAVGLAKPAAATIEIGYAFRHVTVVDVISGRLRPDMTVVVVGDRIVAVGRSQDIRVPPGVLIHDLPGKFLLPGLCDLHVHTGADVIDLPLHVANGVTTIRDMSTEPRHFEMRQRVEAGTLLGPRWVLGSRIIDGVPSLWDPNFANIVKVSGDADARAAVRQAKSEGAEFIKIYTRVSPVSLNAIADETRKLGLPFLGHCPDSVPIETAVDLGQRSFEHLFWTFYGTSRKEAELVERLRNLDFRDGDYNSWFTAMHPIEWEAAHTHSPVKARALFAKFAARGARQVPTLALHNVLDHASAYVPENDPLRKYLPKSALDLNDFVLREFYLKGRTPQTDAEWAALWELRLGLVGEMHRAGVQILAGTDVGTGEIYPGFALHEELQHLVTAGMSPMAALRSATIEPAKFLGRERESGSVSVGKLADMVLIDADPLADITNTRKLHSVSLRGKYYDPAARQKMLDDVEKAAATMPADAVTVSLCPCHAGAH from the coding sequence ATGACTAGGGGAATCTCACGACGTAGCGCGTTGTCCGGCGGTATCGCGGCGGGGGTGGCGGTCGGCCTCGCGAAACCGGCGGCGGCGACCATCGAGATCGGGTACGCGTTCCGGCACGTCACGGTCGTCGACGTGATCAGCGGCAGGCTGCGGCCGGACATGACCGTGGTGGTCGTCGGCGACCGCATCGTCGCCGTCGGCCGCAGCCAGGACATCCGGGTCCCACCCGGCGTGCTGATCCACGACCTGCCCGGCAAGTTCCTCCTACCGGGACTGTGCGACCTGCACGTCCACACCGGCGCCGACGTCATCGACCTGCCACTGCATGTCGCGAACGGCGTCACCACGATCCGCGACATGAGCACCGAGCCCCGCCACTTCGAAATGCGACAGCGCGTCGAAGCCGGCACGTTGCTCGGCCCGCGCTGGGTGCTCGGCAGCCGCATCATCGACGGCGTCCCGTCGCTGTGGGACCCGAACTTCGCCAACATCGTCAAGGTTTCGGGCGACGCCGACGCCAGGGCGGCGGTCCGCCAAGCCAAGTCCGAGGGCGCCGAGTTCATCAAGATCTACACCCGCGTCTCGCCCGTCTCCCTGAACGCGATCGCCGACGAAACACGCAAGCTCGGCCTGCCGTTCCTCGGCCATTGCCCGGACAGCGTGCCGATCGAAACCGCTGTCGATTTGGGACAGCGCAGTTTCGAGCACCTTTTCTGGACCTTCTACGGCACTTCCCGCAAGGAAGCCGAGTTGGTCGAACGCCTGCGCAACCTCGATTTCCGCGACGGCGACTACAACAGCTGGTTCACCGCGATGCACCCGATCGAATGGGAAGCCGCGCACACGCACAGCCCGGTCAAGGCCCGCGCGCTCTTCGCGAAATTCGCCGCCCGCGGCGCACGCCAGGTGCCGACTTTGGCGCTGCACAACGTACTCGACCACGCCAGCGCCTACGTTCCCGAAAACGACCCGCTGCGCAAATACCTGCCGAAGTCCGCACTCGACCTCAACGATTTCGTGCTGCGCGAGTTCTACCTCAAGGGCCGCACACCGCAAACCGACGCCGAATGGGCCGCGCTGTGGGAACTGCGCCTCGGCCTCGTCGGCGAAATGCACCGCGCCGGCGTCCAGATCCTCGCCGGAACAGACGTCGGAACCGGTGAGATCTACCCTGGTTTCGCACTGCACGAAGAACTCCAGCACCTCGTGACCGCGGGAATGTCCCCGATGGCCGCACTCCGGTCCGCGACCATCGAGCCCGCGAAATTCCTTGGCAGGGAACGGGAATCCGGTTCGGTGAGCGTCGGCAAACTCGCCGACATGGTCCTGATCGACGCCGACCCGCTCGCGGACATCACCAACACCCGCAAGCTCCACTCGGTGTCGTTGCGCGGCAAGTACTACGACCCCGCCGCCCGCCAGAAAATGCTCGACGACGTCGAAAAGGCGGCGGCCACAATGCCCGCGGACGCCGTCACGGTCTCACTCTGCCCCTGTCACGCTGGCGCACACTGA
- a CDS encoding Gfo/Idh/MocA family oxidoreductase: protein MADLRAGILGYGIGGRVFHAPLIDSTPGLAVAAIVTGNPERAAQAQADYPNATVVPDADALFALDLDFVVVTTPNRTHAELALKAIEHGVPVVVDKPFARTAAEASSVLEAATKAGVGLTVFQNRRLDSDFLTVRKVIDSGKLGEIVRFESRYDRWVPTPRDNWRQLGDPAEAGGLFYDLGAHIVDQALQLFGPVTEVYAEIDIRRDGGAVDDDAFVALHHASGVRSHLWATAWAGTLNPRFRLMGKQATFTKFGLDVQEPQIKNGLRPGDDGWGVEPESDAGLLGVGAEVERVPTETGRYEDFYAQVRDALNGTGEFPVDPASAVEALRVIEAAQLSAKENRVVIL from the coding sequence ATGGCTGACTTGCGAGCGGGAATCCTCGGTTACGGCATCGGCGGGCGCGTCTTCCACGCCCCGCTCATCGACTCGACGCCGGGTCTGGCCGTCGCGGCGATCGTCACCGGCAACCCGGAGCGCGCCGCGCAGGCCCAAGCCGACTACCCGAACGCCACGGTCGTCCCGGACGCCGACGCGTTGTTCGCGCTCGACCTGGACTTCGTCGTCGTCACGACCCCCAACCGCACCCACGCCGAGCTCGCGCTCAAGGCGATCGAGCACGGCGTGCCGGTGGTCGTCGACAAGCCGTTCGCGCGTACCGCTGCCGAGGCGTCCTCGGTGCTCGAGGCCGCGACGAAGGCGGGCGTCGGGCTCACCGTGTTCCAGAACCGGCGGCTCGACTCCGACTTCCTGACCGTCCGCAAGGTCATCGACTCCGGCAAGCTCGGCGAGATCGTCCGCTTCGAGTCCCGCTACGACCGCTGGGTGCCGACGCCCCGCGACAACTGGCGCCAGCTCGGCGACCCGGCCGAAGCGGGCGGGCTCTTCTACGACCTCGGCGCGCACATCGTCGACCAAGCGCTGCAGCTGTTCGGCCCGGTCACCGAGGTCTACGCCGAGATCGACATCCGGCGCGACGGCGGCGCGGTCGACGACGACGCGTTCGTCGCACTGCACCACGCGAGCGGCGTCCGCTCGCACCTGTGGGCCACCGCTTGGGCGGGCACGCTGAACCCGCGCTTCCGGTTGATGGGCAAGCAGGCCACGTTCACCAAGTTCGGCCTGGACGTACAGGAACCCCAGATCAAGAACGGTCTCCGTCCCGGTGACGACGGCTGGGGCGTCGAGCCCGAGTCGGACGCGGGCCTGCTCGGCGTCGGCGCGGAGGTCGAGCGTGTGCCGACCGAAACCGGGCGCTACGAAGACTTCTACGCACAGGTCCGCGATGCGCTGAACGGGACCGGCGAATTCCCGGTCGACCCGGCGAGCGCGGTGGAAGCGCTGCGGGTGATCGAAGCCGCGCAATTGTCCGCCAAGGAAAACCGCGTCGTAATCCTGTGA
- a CDS encoding ROK family transcriptional regulator codes for MTDTGVNLRGLRQHNRALLLTEIRRGGGLSRVELAARSGLTQQAVSKIVPELLEAGLLDEQRQPATGVGKPRTRLAIRPDARYALGVQLDRDEMQVVLVDLLGDEVAETTAPLPIGFGPDEAIEAITAGAHRVSAGLDRAKLLGMGVGALGPLDHRTGVVHHATNMPGWRKVKLRDQLAESVGLPVIVDKDTNAAALAHQWSARAPEPSTAVVLVGTGIGVGLLIDGRLYRGPRTNAGEFGHTTLAYDGPRCPCGRRGCVEVLHNQAGSQEEAAGLLGIGLADLVQVLDLERIVLAGRAVQAAPEVYASAVAAKLEELLPLPNWQRIRLDVSTLGEDIVAVGAAAEVLDRFYGDPK; via the coding sequence GTGACAGACACCGGGGTGAACCTCCGCGGCCTACGCCAGCACAATCGCGCGCTGCTGCTCACCGAGATCCGGCGCGGCGGCGGGCTGAGCCGCGTCGAGCTGGCCGCGCGCAGCGGGCTCACCCAGCAGGCGGTCTCGAAAATCGTGCCTGAGCTGCTGGAAGCCGGCCTGCTCGACGAGCAGCGCCAGCCTGCGACCGGGGTCGGCAAGCCGCGCACGAGACTCGCGATCCGGCCGGACGCCCGGTACGCGCTCGGCGTGCAGCTCGACCGCGACGAGATGCAGGTGGTGCTCGTCGACCTGCTCGGCGACGAGGTCGCGGAGACCACCGCGCCGCTGCCGATCGGGTTCGGCCCCGACGAGGCGATCGAGGCCATCACCGCCGGCGCGCACCGGGTGTCCGCCGGTCTCGACCGGGCGAAACTGCTCGGCATGGGCGTCGGCGCGCTCGGCCCGCTCGACCACCGCACCGGCGTCGTCCACCACGCGACCAACATGCCCGGCTGGCGCAAGGTCAAGCTGCGGGACCAGCTCGCCGAGAGCGTCGGGCTGCCGGTGATCGTCGACAAGGACACCAACGCCGCCGCGCTGGCCCACCAGTGGAGCGCGCGCGCTCCGGAGCCGTCGACGGCCGTGGTGCTGGTCGGCACTGGTATCGGCGTCGGGCTGCTCATCGACGGCAGGCTCTACCGCGGACCGCGCACCAACGCGGGCGAGTTCGGGCACACCACACTCGCCTACGACGGCCCGCGCTGCCCGTGCGGCAGGCGCGGGTGCGTCGAGGTGCTGCACAACCAGGCAGGCAGCCAGGAGGAGGCCGCCGGCCTGCTCGGCATCGGGCTCGCCGACCTGGTCCAGGTGCTCGACCTGGAACGGATCGTGCTGGCCGGGCGCGCCGTGCAGGCGGCGCCGGAGGTGTACGCGAGCGCGGTCGCCGCCAAGCTCGAGGAGCTCCTGCCGCTGCCGAACTGGCAGCGCATCCGGCTCGACGTGAGCACGCTCGGCGAGGACATCG